In the Panthera tigris isolate Pti1 chromosome F3, P.tigris_Pti1_mat1.1, whole genome shotgun sequence genome, AGGCAGCCCCCGACTCCAGGAGGGGTGCTGCCTCACCTTTTCCAGAAACCAGGCTGCACCGTCAGGGGTGGATCCACCGGGAGCACGCTGGCCACGTCCATCCAGCAGTGGCACAGACCTGGGAGGGACAGTCGGCACCAGCAGGCTCTCGCCGTCCCAGGCCCCCAGTGATCTGCTCAGGGAGAAGGCCTGACCCTGGAACCCAGAGGGAAGACGGGCTTGCAGGGGCTCCTTGTAACCCCACAGAAGGGAGGAGCTGGCTAGGACCCAGCCTTGGTGAATCAGCTTCCTGAGCCTCCGAAAGGGGCTGGTAAGGAGTTACAACCAAAATAACAGTATCAACGGCTGACATTTACTACCCACTTAACTCACACAGGCACTGCACACGTGATCGCATTCAACCTTCCTAACAATCCCCGTTTTTCAACAGAAGGGAACTCAGGCATAGAGAGGGGAAGTCACTGGCCCAAAATCGCAGAGCTGGGAAGTGGCCGGGCCAGAATTTGATGGGAGAAAATGAGGATCTTGATTCAGAGCACAGAGTCTCCGGCAGGAAGAGCTGGATTCCAAGGCAAGTGGCCCCTGGGGCGTCCATCCTCCTCTCTTAGCTCTTCCTCCTCAACAGTGGGTTTATCATGTGAATGCATGACACGACACGAGCTTGTTTGGACAGAAAATCTGGTGATAGGAGgatggcaggggggagggagggtctcCACCCCTCTGACGGAGGGCTGAGCTGAGCTTAGAGGTCATTTTCCCTGACCTATGGGTGTACACAGGGTGCGAGAGATCCGTGAGGTGAGCGGTGTGCCCAAAGCAGGGGGAGATGGGACCCTCGTGGAGAGGGTAGTGCCTGGGGGTTGCAGGGGACGGTGGGCGCAGGGGGAACCTGGGTGTCTGGGGTCACAGGCCACCCTGCTGCAGCCTCACCGAGCTCCTGAGTGGTCAGGAGGCCCAGGCCAGCTCCTGGCATACTTGTGCCCTCAGTGTTTGGCGTGGCTTCCGCTGCCCAGTAAGCACAAGAGTGACAGAAGTAATGAATAAACCGAGGGCAAGGTGTGCGTGCCTGTCTGACGCACCTTCCCACTCACTCGTGAGCCCATCACAGTGTGCTTCTGTGCATACGTCCGTGGTCCCTCCGTTCCCGAGCTGTGTCATGGGGAAAGCACGGGACGACTAGGCTGGAAGCCCACGCCCCTGCCTTGGGCTGATGACCCAGGTATGCCCCTGCACCCTGgcactcgcttgctctctcctTGGTGAACAGGACAGAACCGGGCCACCTGCCCAGACTCTTCGGTTATGGACGAACACTCCAGGCCCCGTGCACACCAGGTGTCTTCAGGGCTCCCATTTAGAGGCAGCACTCTGGATCAACCTGCGCTGTTGCTCTTAAGGTGACTGATGGGGACCTGGACCGGGTGCCACAGAGTCGGAGCATGGTACACCCTGCCTGGGGACAGCGTCTAGGGCACTCACAGGGTCTTCCCTACACACCAGGTGACTTCAGGACAAAAGGGATAAGTGGAACCTGACCTCAGGGAGACTCAGAGTAAGACGGCAAGGCCGCCTCGATGTCCCTGTCGGTGCATGGCCTTTAAAGGAGAGACCACGCCTGCAAGGTCAGAGGCATGATCACGAGGACCGCGTTGGGAGAGGGGGGGTGCAGGAAGCAGGACCCAGGCCTGCACCATCATTCCCCCTTGTGGCTCAAGAAGAGGCTGAGACATAGGAGGTGGAGCCCGCATGGAGATTTGGCAGTTGGAAAATTCTAGCCTTTCAGTTCTAGATTCAGTGCCCCTGTCTCTGGTAGCAGGGAGGGCGGAGCCACAGTGGATCTCCCAGAGACGATGATGGGAGCCCTCTGTGGGCCTaaggccctgcctcctgccctttgGGCACTTACAGAGGTCCTTCTTGTTCCCCACCAGAAGACCTTGGATTCTGTGATAACCGGGGCTCTTCAAACACACTAAGCCAGCTCTTGCTTCTAGGGCTTTGTATATGTTGTTCTGTCTTCCCATCCCTGGCCCCTGTCCTTGACTTTCTTCTCATCCGCTGAGACTCCATGTAGAAACCCTCTCCTTCAGAAAGCCCTCCTGCTCACCAATGCCAGGTGGGGTGGCTCTTGTCTGGGCTTCCCCAGCACCCACTGTCCTGCCTGCGGTGACACTGAGCTGGAATCTTCTGTTTGCGGCCTCTCTCCCACTGGGCTAGGCCtaacacagtgcctagcacatatcTGGTTCTCAGGAGACATTtattggatggatggacggacggatggatggatgcatggatggatgagtgagtgaatgaataagaaatgagGCCAAGACTCCAGGGTAACTAAGGTCCTTGTTGGCCCAGGAACCATATCCTTCTCATCTCTACGTCTTGGCATCTATCGCAGTGCTTGGCATATGGCACAGGATAAGTGGGTCTAGATTGTTTCTTGAGAGTCTGAGTGTGATGCTACGGGCACACAGGGAACACGGTGTAGTATGGGAGGTGTCACTGTGGTGGCAGTTACATCAGGGTCTGAGGTGCTCAGAGCAAGGAGTAATGAATCACTCTGCCTGGAAAGTATGGGAAGCCTTCCCAGGGACAGTGGGGCTGGGCTCCCTTGGGTGGATGACATGTGGAGAATTGGGGGAAGGCCTTCCAGGCAAAGAGAGCAGCCGAAGCAGAGGCGTGGGGGTGCCCCAGGCAAGGGGGTGCCCCAGGGAGCTGTTGAGTCAGGTGGCTCTCATCCCATATCGTTTCCCTTCTGCCAACTGGGCTCAAGGCCGCCATGCTGTCTTTTCCGATTCAGGGACCCTGGGGTCCCCGGTTTGCACAGGAAGGAAGCAAGCCAAGCGCCCAGACCAGCCCATGCCTCCCAGAGGCTCATCGCTGCCTGAAAAGCTACCTGACAAAACCggccctctttccttcctcaagGGCTCCCTGCCCCTCAGACAGATGCCTGCTTCCTAGTCCCtggccaggaagagaaagaaaataggccCATCCAAAGAGGCTTCCATTGTTCCCAAGGAGTGACTCACACACACAGGAAGGTTGTCCCCCGGCTCCGCGCTTTCCCCCAGTGTGCCTCGCAGTGACTCAGAGCAGCTCGCGCCACAAGCCCTTCTGCTGTCTGTGAGGCCCAGGCCCTGAGAGGGCCCTACATTCCCCAGGGCCAGCCGCCCTCTCCCCTCCGGAAGCAGGGGGGAGGCGGCTCCTTTCAGTGTGGCAGTTATGAGGGGCCGTGTCCCCTAGGGTCTCCCTGTGAGACAGGCTCtcgcctcagtttccctccctcTGAAAGGGAGCTGACAGGAAAGCCATGCGATGTGTGTTGGCTTTTATTACTGGCACGCGTGGGCATGTGGGGGTACAGGCACCAACAGCAGCTTCCAGCCGGGCCAGCTCCTGGTTTCCAGACTTGAGTCGGCCTGCAgtgcccggggggcgggggggggggcccagaAGCTGGGGGGCAAGCAGGGCGGGGACACGGCGAGGATCTTTGGTGAAGGACACTGCTGCCCCTACTTCCAGCGCCCGGTCACTTTGGCCTTCCCGCGGGTCTTGGAGCTGCAGAAGGAGCAGGGCCCAGTCAGAAGGGGGACACAGGGCTGGGCAGCAGGCCTCcacagggagggggtggaggtgaGCGATGCTAAGGGTGGAGAGAGGCAGCCCGGAGCCGCTTCCAGAGATAGAGCAGGGCAGCAGCCTCGGGCTGGAGTGAGACCTCCCGGCCCTGTACAAATCCCCCACTGGGCAGTGACCAAGCAGGAGCCCGCGCcctgaaggggaggaggaaggggtgggagcCAGAGCCCTCAGAGGAGGAGTGGGATGGCGGGGACACACggatggagggggcagggccgggTAAAGAAAGGAAGGACCTAGAAACTTACACTTTCTGGTTATCGTTGATCCTGTTTCGGAGAACATTGATCTGTAAGTGAGAAAGAGTGACTTTGGAgctgatttggctcaggtctcagGTGGCTGGGGGTGAAGGGGAAGCCAGCTGAGCACAGCGgtagagggtggggggagggggagcagagcaGCGATACCCTGAAAGTCAGAACAGGCAGGCATCCGGAGGGGCCCAGGTCCCACAGgcagaagccaaggagagaggcttcctGGCCGCCCCACTGGTCTCTCACTGAGGGGTCCCCGAGGCACAGAGGGCTCAGGACGAGAGGCCTAAGGAGGCTTTCTGAGAATCGGGTGCCAGGCTGGGCCTCAGGAAGCCCTCTGAACAGCCCCAGCCCGGCCTGAGGCCCCCTGTCAGGCACTCTTGCCCAGTTGTTCATGAGGTACAGCACCCCCATGTGCTAGGCCTGCAGTTCACCACCCTGTACTTGGGCCAGATCTGAGCCCGGTAGGCCAGGTGCAGAGTTAAATGTGGAACCAGAGGCAAAGTGGAAGGCCCAGGTCTATAGGGGCTGTAACAGCAGCTAATACCTACTGAGCACTTAGTGGGTACCCACCACTTTCTGTTCTGCTATGAGCACTTTCCCGAGTATTAACCCCCAGGATGACTGTGAGGTATAACTTAACACATGGCAAGTGCTCAGAACAATTCCCGGAAGACTTTACTACTATTTTTATTACTGCGATGATCTCTATAAgcctcacaataaccctgtgaaATAGGTCCTGGGGTTATCCTTGTCACTTAGACGAGAAATGGAAAGAGGGAAGCgggagtaacttgcccaaggtcacacagctagtgagggGCAGGGCTAGAAATAGGACCCAGGCAGTGTGGCTCCAAAGTCCACGCTCAGTGCCACCACACAAAATTGCCTCTCTCAGcacgggggggtgggaggggacccTGTAGCCATCCGGGCCTGAGCTGTGCTCAGAAGAGGGGCCCGCGCACAAAAGAAAAGCAGCAAAGTGGGCCCGGAAAGGGAAGCTGAACTCCTCTAGGCAGAGAGGCCGCGCTGGGGAAGTGTGCGGGCCCGGCGTTCACTGAGCCAGTTCTTGCCGCTGTACATGCACCTGGGACCCCTCAAAGCTGTGAGTTTGAGGCTCAGCCGGCTGTGCCCACACCAGGGCCTCTAGGGtacatggggagagagaaagtggctGCATCTCTGGCGaggcctccctctctccacccagaGGCCTGGCTTTGTGCATCCTGGTCCTCCCACCTGACCCAGGGCATCCGAGCTGCTGCCTCAAGGCCTTCggggacagaagggagggagaccCCCAGGGCTGGCACGCCAGGAACGTGACTTTGCTCAGCCCCAGCGAGTGAACCATCAGACTTCTCCAGCAAGCAACAGCCCAGTGGTGGACGCTGAACACTGCCAGAGACAAGACCCCCAGGGCAGGTGTGTGTGAGTTGGCAAGGGTAGGAGGTGACAGGGATAGGGGAAAGGGGCCTGATGGACAGCAACCATGTGGGACCCAATTCAAAACAGGAgtgtgggatgggggaggggccggtGAGCAGGCTCACTTCATATTTCTGCTGCTTGAACTTCTCCTGCAGGTCGAACTTCTCTGCCTCCAGGTTATAGATGCTCTGCCATAGTTCCTTGGCCTTCTCCCTGCAGGGGCCAGAGTGGGGATGCAGGGCGGGATAGGAACAATAAGGAATGGCTCTCATCTACCTTCATCCCGGATCTGACCCAGCCTCCAAGGGCACCAGCCCTCTTTCCCACCTCCAGGCCTGCTAAGGGGACCCCCAGCCCACCTGACTcagcaggaggcagagacagcagcACCTGGTGCTTAGGAccggatgtggggtggggggtggcgcgGCGCGGGTAGGGCATCATTCAATCCCCCTTCCCGCCACCTGGGTGCAGGTGGGTAAGAAGCTCAGAGGGGCTAGACGCCTGCTCAGTTCTCTTTCTCTATTGGCAAAGCACAAAGATGGCTTGACTGGCTCACACCCAACTCCAGTGGCACCAAAACAGtcttggcgggggcggggggcggaatATGTGAGGCAACAGCGCCTCCCGGTGGTGCACGATGAGAGTTGCCCTATGCCCCGACCCCCGTGCTGGCGCAGGTGCACGCAGTCGGCTGAGCACCACCAGTCCCCACCTCAGCTGATCTTCATTCAGGTGGTCAATGGCCAGCACCTTCCTCCTCTCGGCCagaatcttcttcttcttttcccgCTCCGTCTGCCTCTTCCCGCTTTTCCGCTCCGTCTGGAGAGAGTGACACGCAGGGGGAGTTAACTAGGGAACACCCCCTCCTTTCCCCTAACCCTCCCAAAACCCAATGGGGAGCAAGGCAAAGCCTGCAGAAGGACCAGGTTCTTATCCTCTTCTTCCTGAAACACCCACGCTATCAGCTGCCTGGAtttcctccccgcctccccccccccccccggagaaactgaggcaggggcaAGGAGGACCTCTTCAGTCCATTATTTCTTTGCCTCTCCAAATTCTTCCATCTCTCTCCCGGCTCCCTCCTCCCGCCCAACCCATTCTCCACACTCAGCATCCCCCTCCCAGCGAGCCCCCAAAAACGATGAGGAGGACAAGGGTTAGAGGTTTTGGTACCCACCTGGGCCTGCAAAGCCAGGACACCATGAGAGAAAGACCCAGAGAGAAAGACCGAgaccagggcagagagagagagagagggcagggcacggcaaaggcagagagacacaagggggagaaggagaaggtgatTCAGACGCTCATTGCAGGCAACCTTGTTCACTAGGACTATTCTGAGAGCAGGGCCATGCCATAAGTCTGGCTGGTGTGGTCACTGTGGCGACAGAGGCAGGCAGGCCGGGCTAGCTCTGAGCTGGGGGACTCTGGAAATCTAAGAAAATGTTCTGATCCCTCCACTGCACAGAGAAAATCAGTTTcatatttcctcttctcccttaaGAATGGAGTGTCGAGCAGGAGTGGGACACAAAAATGAGGAATGGAGGAGGTTTGCAGGAATAAACCATCTCACATCTGCGGGATACACAGATGCTCGCCATGTTAGCCCATCTGATCTCAGAGCAGGCAGGGCAGACGATAttaagcccattttacagatgaggaaactgaggctctgaggttgcctgaggccacacaacTGTAAGTGGCAGGTCTGAGTCTCCAACCAGAGCTCTGACTCTGGGCACAAGGCTCTTCCAGACACACCATCAACCTTGGGGGCTCCCGGGGCACTGCTGACACTCGAGGCCGCTGCCTGCAGCCCCCCCTCCAGCAAGCCCCTCCTAGGGGAAGCCACAGCAGGCAGAGCGCCAGCTCAGGGCATGGGCAGGAGGCGGCCTTGGCCTTTCACTTACAGGTAGGAATTTCTTCCTGGGATCCAGCTTGAAGTCTTTGGACACCCCCTTCCTCCCTATATACCAGGACTCCCTGAAGACCACTGCTGCTGCCCGACCTACCTTCTGGATGTAACCCCCAAAGTGCATCATGTTGGACAAAGCCTTCTTCTTCCGGGCCTCGTCCTCAGCCTTTCtcctgttctcctcctcctcccgtcGGGCTCTCTCTTCCTGATTTTCAGCGGGGAGTAAGAGAGAAAATCAGGGGTGAGGGTATGAACCCCTGAGGCTGGGCTGAGGTCTGGGGTCTTTATGGGTCGTGTGAGTAGAACTTTTCTCTCCATCCGCAAGAAGCTTCCTGAGGGGCCCCCCAGCACGGGGCCTGACACACAGGAGCTGCGAAGACTTTTGTTTATGAATGAGTGAAGAATGATCTCACCATCCCCTCAGGcaaggagccccccacccccaccccaggaggccTGCTGTTCTGGAAGAACCTCCAGCAGCAGCACAGGAAAAGGGCCAAGGGACCCCCTGTTCCCAGGGAGCCTGCACCAGGGAAGGGACGCGGCAGGAGAGGACTTCGCTGCCTTataatggaagtttgtaccttttggccccttcctacccgcccccccccccccccccgccgcctctggcaaccaccaatctgttctctgcatctatgagCTTGacgttttggttttgctttggtttggctgtgtttcagattccacatataagtgaaactagacagtatttttctttctctgaattgtttcacttagcataatgctctctccAGGTCCATCCGTgttttcacaaatggcaagattcccttccttttttatggctaatattccagtgcgggggggggggggcgctgcgtGTGcatgagcatgcacacacacatatttttatgcCTTCCTTCATCGGCAGACACATGTTGCCTCCGTGTCTTAGCTCCTGTAAACAATGCCACAGTGAATGGAGCGCAGATGcctttttgaatcagtgtttgcGTCTTCTTctggtaaatacccagaagtggaactgctggacGGAGAGTCTTGTAAAATATTAAGTTCATGAAAACCCAGACATTTCGGTCTCAGTTACTGCTTATTATGAGATTCCAAACAGTGCCCAGCACTCACCAGGGGCTCGTTGACTGAATCAATGTGAATGACtagggaggggcctgggggcctggaaGGAGCTGGGGGCCCGCTGGGGGCTTCTGTGGGCCGTGGACTAGGGGTCACTCACTGCCAGGCGAGCCTGACGTTCCTTCTCCCGCTCATTCCGGATGCGCTGCTGCTCGGCCCGCTCAGCCCGTCGCTTCTCctatggggagaggggcacagccTGCCCAGTGCGTGCATATGGAGGAGGTGTCCCCAAAGGTGCAGGGACCAACCAGGGAAAGAGGTGGCAAGAAAACGCACAGGGGATTTTCCCCTCG is a window encoding:
- the TNNT2 gene encoding troponin T, cardiac muscle isoform X1; protein product: MSDVEEVGEEYEEEQEEEAAEEQEEAAEEEAEGEAETEETNVEGDGQEEEAKETEDGPVEESKPKPRPFMPNLVPPKIPDGERVDFDDIHRKRMEKDLNELQTLIEAHFENRKKEEEELISLKDRIEKRRAERAEQQRIRNEREKERQARLAEERARREEEENRRKAEDEARKKKALSNMMHFGGYIQKAQTERKSGKRQTEREKKKKILAERRKVLAIDHLNEDQLREKAKELWQSIYNLEAEKFDLQEKFKQQKYEINVLRNRINDNQKVSKTRGKAKVTGRWK
- the TNNT2 gene encoding troponin T, cardiac muscle isoform X3, translated to MSDVEEVGEEYEEEQEEEAAEEEEDWREDEDEQEEAAEEEAEGEAETEETNVEGDGQEEEAKETEDGPVEESKPKPRPFMPNLVPPKIPDGERVDFDDIHRKRMEKDLNELQTLIEAHFENRKKEEEELISLKDRIEKRRAERAEQQRIRNEREKERQARLAEERARREEEENRRKAEDEARKKKALSNMMHFGGYIQKAQTERKSGKRQTEREKKKKILAERRKVLAIDHLNEDQLREKAKELWQSIYNLEAEKFDLQEKFKQQKYEINVLRNRINDNQKVSKTRGKAKVTGRWK
- the TNNT2 gene encoding troponin T, cardiac muscle isoform X2, with protein sequence MSDVEEVGEEYEEEQEEEAAEEQEEAAEEEAEGEAETEETNVEGDGQEEEAKETEDGPVEESKPKPRPFMPNLVPPKIPDGERVDFDDIHRKRMEKDLNELQTLIEAHFENRKKEEEELISLKDRIEKRRAERAEQQRIRNEREKERQARLAEERARREEEENRRKAEDEARKKKALSNMMHFGGYIQKTERKSGKRQTEREKKKKILAERRKVLAIDHLNEDQLREKAKELWQSIYNLEAEKFDLQEKFKQQKYEINVLRNRINDNQKVSKTRGKAKVTGRWK